In Methanofollis aquaemaris, the genomic window CCTGTCATTATGCGTGGCAAGTTTTGAGTATCGACTTGCCCGAACATGGAGAACGCACAAGAGAAACAAATTCATTTGACCCGTGGCACGTCGTGCCAGAACTATTGTCTGTTATGGAATATATCAAAGGCCGGTGGACACACATTTCTCTATTTGCGAACAGCATTGGTGCATGGTTCAGTATATTGAGTTTTGAAAACGAACAGCTGGAAAAAAGCCTTTTTGTTTCCCCTATTCTTGATATGAAACAACTTATTTCCAATATGATGCTCCGGGCAAATGTATCGGAAACAGAGCTTGAGCGTGAACGTATTATCACCACTTCCTCTGGACAAACTCTTTCGTGGGAATATCTCCTCTATGCTCAAAATCACCCGATTACACAATGGGAGGTTCCAACAGCAATATTGTATGGCGAGCATGACGAACTTACCGATCATACTGTTGTAGAAAAATTTGTGCAACATTTTCATTGCAATCTAACTATTATGAAAAACGGGGAACACTGGTTTCATACCTCAGAACAATTGGAGGTCTTAAATTATTGGATCAAAACGTGCCTTCGAGAATAAACTATCAAAACCCCTCCCCCTTCCTCAATTTGACAGAGATCCCCTGCACAACGATCCTGCTCATGATCTCTTCCCGCAACCGCTCAGGGAGCCTTCCCGACTGCCAATCCCGCTCCCCGGCAACATCACCCCCGACCGCCGCGACAACTTTCAGGGCATAGTACGCCGCCCCGTAGGCGTGCTGCGGGACATGCGCAGTCGCCACCGCCTGGCCTGCGGCACGCGCCGCAAAACAGGCCGCGTCATTCTCTTTCGCCTCGCGGGCGGCGGCATGAGCGGCAAGAGAAGCGCCGCGGATCTCGGCCATCCTGAACACGCCCGTACGGACCCATCTCCGACACGTTTCGATGGCATGACGCGGCCGTTCGTCTCCCGGATATGCACGCTCAAAATATGGAAGCACCCGCTCTGCGCAGTCCGCGGCCCAGGTCGCCATCGAGATCTGATCTTCCCTGCGGTATTTTTTCACAAACAATTTTTGGGCTTTGTAAATCATTGTGATGGTTCTCTTCGACGGGAGGAAGACGGACGTCCGGATCGACGACGACGATCCCGACCCTTTCACCTTCGCGCCCGGTTTACACCCCGCGGGTGGCAACGTGACGACCGAGGGAAAAAGCCGATCATGACCTGGATCTGTGTACAGAGTACATAGAGAGAAGTGTGTACAGGTACCCCTGATAATTTACACACGATCCGGAGAACACCCGGCACCGGTGAGAAGGATAGGTCCCCGGTCGTGATCCGGGCGCGAGTGAAAACGACCGTGAGTACGCCGCATGCATGCTCAGATCGTCGAACGACGGTTGGCCGGCGAGAGATCTCCGGGTGTAAACCGGGCGCGAAGAAGAAAAATAGATCTCTAGATCTGTAGAATCAGGCATGAACCCGAAGATCATGCCGAATTCTCCAGAACCGAATAAACCGGTTGGAGCCGGGATTCGTTCTCCCGGCCCCTTCCGATCCTAACCCGTCGGATCGAACTTTATGGCCCGGTCGTACACGATCTCGTTGTAGGACGGCCCGGTTTTCGTAGCATTCTCCAGGTAACTCCTCCAGATAATGTAGAGCGGCTGGTCAGGCTCGATGCCGTAACTTCCTATACCGGAGGGAACCTCGAAGCAGTGCGGGTCACCCTCGCAATCCCTCGCGATCGTGTAGACATACAGGTACTTCGCATTGGGATTGTCAGGGAGGTACTCCTCGGCAGTCCCGCTGAAGTCCGCGTCGGTGATCGATCCGACGCCGTTCCACACATCCGCTCCATATAAGGAGAAGCTCGAGTACGTCGCCTTGCCCGTGGCTACGTGGTTGACCCCGTAGACGATGATGAACTCATTCGTATCATTGCCGAGGGTGAGCGGCGGGTTTCGCAGGAAGTCGTAGTACTGCGTGGTGTCGAAGAAGGGCGGCGTCGGCGAATTGACAGTCTGGTTCGCGCTCCATAAATACGCGGCATCGTTGCTCGGCCCCACTCCATCGATCCCCCGCTGGATAGCATCATTCCCCATCGGGAAGCCGATACTCGTCGGAAGCTCCGTGGCAGTCAGGTTGCCGTGTTTCTCAAGAATCGCGTTCCTGAGATCTTCGAGATCGTCGGTAAGGTCAAGTTCCGTCTTCCCGGTTCCCCGGACTCTCAGTTCCGGGTACCCGTACGGATCGAGTTCTGTCGTGTTTTTCGGCGTCACGCGGAAGACAGTCGCAGGAGTGTTGTTGATGTACTCAGCACCGGCCTCCTTGTCGGCGAAAAGGGCCGGGCGGATAAATAGGCCGAACGTATCTGAGTCGTTTTCGAGGCCCAGGTTCAGGACGGATGAGGGAAACACCTGGGTGTTCATCATGCCGTCCGAATATCCTGCCGATCGAGCGGCGGCACGGACGCGCTCGTCAATGCCCCTGTCGGCCGTGGCGACGATCATCGTCGTCCGGTTGAACGGATCTCCCGACCCTCCGTTCGTGTTGATGACCTTGTTGTTCAGCGAATCGGCGATGTTGGAAAAGATCCACCTGGTCTCGGTTCCATACGTCCTGCTCATGAGATAATTATCGTACCCGAAGTACCTGCACTCCGGCGGCGTCTGTCCTACGAAAACAACGGCTTCGTTGGGACCGAGATTCCAGAAGGAAGATGTGTTCCCGCTCATTCCAAGCGTTTTCGCAATTTCTGCTATCCGCTCGTCGACCGGATAGCCGGGTGCCGGTGGAACGAAATACGCCAGATACTTTGTGGCGGGATTGTTTCCATATGCAGAAGGCATCACCCCTGAATCATAGAGTTTGATGAGATCGAAATACCCGATCTCGCCTTCCTGCACGATGAACCCGTCCTCTTCTAACGCTTTCTGGAACGCGTCCACGTCACCTGTTTCTCCAGTCTGTGCAAGGCCATGCCCTACCAGCATGGCCACGAGTACTGCAAAGAGGATGTACCGTCTCAAACTCTTCCCCCCTCTGCGGGTGGAATACCATCCGGATGAGAAAAAGTTTTGGTTGTTTCCCGGCCCGACCGCTCGACCCCCTCAATTTCGGCGACCGGAATGTTCATGGGCCGCCACGCACTCTCTCTATCCGGGTGTCGCTTCAATGGATGAATTCATGCAGGCCGCCATCGAAGAAGCCAGAAAGGGACTGAACGAAGGCGGGATCCCCATCGGCTCGGTGCTGGTGATCGACGGTACGATCGTCGGTCGGGGACACAATCGCAGGGTGCAGAAGGGCAGCGCCATTTTACACGCCGAGATGGACTGCCTGGAAAACGCGGGCCGGCTCAAGCCCGGCGATTACCGTCGGGCGGCGCTGTACTCGACGCTTTCCCCCTGCGATATGTGCAGCGGTGCAGTCCTCCTCTACAAAATACCTCGGGTCGTGATCGGCGAAAACCGGACATTCCAGGGACCGGAGGAGTATCTCCGTTCGCGGGGCGTCGAAGTGGTCGTCCTGGACGATGAGGAGTGCGTGCGGATGATGTCGGAGTTCATTGCCGAGAATCCGGAGGTGTGGGACGAGGATATTGGGGAGGAGTAGAGAGATCATACCTTTTCGGGAGGAGGACGCCCCCGATAATCGAAGATACGAATCGAACTTTTCAGTGGGAAGTGCCCTGAATCATATCTCGACGAAACCAGCGAGAAGAAACAGAAGTGCAACGGTTGACTTCACAATCGGACAGAGTTTCATCGCGAGAATGGGGGTTCTGGCGCCGGTGAGGAAGGTCCACATCGCCAGCACGATGAGAATGACGGCGGAGGACCGGAGTACGATCACGGAAACAGGATTCTCCACTCCCGCCGAAAAAGCGACGAGAGCGGCAAGGGCACCGATGAAAATGAGTGTCAATCCCTCTGCAACCCATTCCATCGTGATGATCCTCCGGTTATCCTCAGATATCGGCCCAAAACCGGCAACCACCGACTTCACCGGCGCAATATGTGCCGCACCCCAGAGTATGCTTATCAGGGAACCGACGTAGACGAGGAGATCCGCACTCACCAGGCCATCCACGGCGACGGGTATGCAGGGAACGATTATTATGTGTATCGGCACTTTCCGTCCGGTATAGTCGAGGGCAAACGGCCGCCCAGCGACGCGCTGTTCTCTTCGTCACGATGGATTGTCTGCGTGGCCGGCAAGCGCCTCCTTAACCCCGGCACCCTACGAGAGAGAGTCCCGGCACGAGCATGAGAGAGCAAGGGATCATCTGTCTCTTCCGCCGGACTGGCAACGGGTGTTATGACGGGAGGGCAGATCATCCAATCTACAATCCGTGGAATAGTTGCGTGGATAACTATCCCCTCTGTTGTCAGGCTATATGTCGAACGAAATGTTTCCGTTTCGGAAACAAAACATTTCTGATCCGGGAACAATGTCGGACGCGCCAGCCCAATACTTCATCACATCGCCCAGATCTTTTGATCACACCATTCGGTTCAAAAACAGATCAAACCTCAACACCCAAGAAAAAGAGAAACCCCACCCACCCCGAAAAAAATAGTATCGGGAAGATTATCCTGAGACCTTACGCAACGTGCATGAAGCGGTCGACCAGTTCGCCAATCGCTTCTTTGTCGCCGTACAACTTCTCGCTGAGACCCTTGTCCTCATAGGCCTTGAGCGACGCCACCCTGCTGTCGATCATGCCGGCGGGGAAGATCCCGTTCTCCTCGAAGATCGCACGCTTGGCGGCGAGGGCGTCGGCCGACTCCCAGCACGATGCCGGGAGCTGTTCGAGCTGGTCCAGACGCTCGCGGTACTCGGGCTTGAAGATGTTCACGTCGACGTAGAGCTTCTTTGCCAGTTCGAGAGCGTCGGGCATGTTGATGCCGCGCAGCGAGGTGACGATGAGACCGGCGATCATCAGGTAGGGATCAGCCGAGCCGTCGGGCACCCTGAACTCGATCGTCTGCTTGGACGGGCGCTCCGTCGTGAGACCGCGGTCGTACGGGTTGGCGTCCTGGGTCATGTGGTGGGCACCGGTCCAGCCCAGGGGCACGCGGACCACGACCGAGCGGTTGCGGTCGCCCCAGCAGACGTTGGTGGGCGCCTCCTGGTGCGGCACGAGCCTGAGGTACGAGGTCGGGATGGTGTCGCCAAAGGCGGTCAGGGCGTCGGCGGCATCGAGGATACCGGCGATCATCTTCCTGGCGAGCGGGCTCAACTTCCCTCCCTCGACCATCAGGTTCTGACCATCCTTCTCGACGAGCATGTGGAAGTGCATCCCGCTCCCCGCCTTGCCGACGGTGATCTTGGGGGCAAAGCTGATCTCGACACCGTATTGGTACCCGAGCATCCGCAGAATCCACTTCGCGATGATCAACTGCTCCGCGGCCTCCTCGACCGGCATGGGCAGGAACTCGATCTCGTGCTGCTCGAAGTACTGATCTTCAGTGCTGAAGCAGCCGACCTCGGAGTGGCCGTACTTGATCTTGCCGCCGGCCTTTGCGATCAACCGCAGCGCCTCGGTCCGCAGATCCTCGAACTTGGCGAAGGGTGCGGCGGTGTGGTAGCCCTTCTGGTCGAGGCCGGGGTAGAGATCCTCACGCTCGCTGATCACATAGTATTCCAGCTCGCCGAGGGTCTTGAAGACGCCGCCGGTCTGTCTGGTGAACTCTTCGTTGGCCTTGCGCAGGACATACCCCGGAGCGCTCTCCAGGGGCTTGCCCTCGTAGTCATAGTACGAACAGAGGATCTCGAGCGTCGGCACCTCGGTAAACGGATTGACAAAAGCGGTCCGATAGCGCGGGATCACATACAGGTCGCTGCTCCCCGCTTCGATGAACGAGAAGATGTTGCTCCCGTCGACCCGCTCACCATCGGAGAGGATGGCGTCGAGGTGTTCCTTCGAAGAGATGATAAAGTTGAGCGTCTTGAGCTTGCCGTCCTCTGCAGCATAGCGGAAATTCACCATCTCGATACCATTTTCATAGCAAAAACGAATAATATCGTCTTTGGTAAATTCTGACGACGGCTTCTTGAGGAAGCGGACGAGGTCGTTTGGATTCATCAAGATCTCAGAGTCTTTCATGAGGTTCGGGGTACGTTACGACCGTATGGTTAAT contains:
- a CDS encoding nucleoside deaminase, translating into MDEFMQAAIEEARKGLNEGGIPIGSVLVIDGTIVGRGHNRRVQKGSAILHAEMDCLENAGRLKPGDYRRAALYSTLSPCDMCSGAVLLYKIPRVVIGENRTFQGPEEYLRSRGVEVVVLDDEECVRMMSEFIAENPEVWDEDIGEE
- a CDS encoding glutamine synthetase family protein, whose protein sequence is MNPNDLVRFLKKPSSEFTKDDIIRFCYENGIEMVNFRYAAEDGKLKTLNFIISSKEHLDAILSDGERVDGSNIFSFIEAGSSDLYVIPRYRTAFVNPFTEVPTLEILCSYYDYEGKPLESAPGYVLRKANEEFTRQTGGVFKTLGELEYYVISEREDLYPGLDQKGYHTAAPFAKFEDLRTEALRLIAKAGGKIKYGHSEVGCFSTEDQYFEQHEIEFLPMPVEEAAEQLIIAKWILRMLGYQYGVEISFAPKITVGKAGSGMHFHMLVEKDGQNLMVEGGKLSPLARKMIAGILDAADALTAFGDTIPTSYLRLVPHQEAPTNVCWGDRNRSVVVRVPLGWTGAHHMTQDANPYDRGLTTERPSKQTIEFRVPDGSADPYLMIAGLIVTSLRGINMPDALELAKKLYVDVNIFKPEYRERLDQLEQLPASCWESADALAAKRAIFEENGIFPAGMIDSRVASLKAYEDKGLSEKLYGDKEAIGELVDRFMHVA
- a CDS encoding putative immunity protein, with the translated sequence MIYKAQKLFVKKYRREDQISMATWAADCAERVLPYFERAYPGDERPRHAIETCRRWVRTGVFRMAEIRGASLAAHAAAREAKENDAACFAARAAGQAVATAHVPQHAYGAAYYALKVVAAVGGDVAGERDWQSGRLPERLREEIMSRIVVQGISVKLRKGEGF
- a CDS encoding alpha/beta hydrolase, which codes for MEKKYFQIHGIPAILWGSRSNKLYLYIHGQAGRKEEAEAFAHIACHYAWQVLSIDLPEHGERTRETNSFDPWHVVPELLSVMEYIKGRWTHISLFANSIGAWFSILSFENEQLEKSLFVSPILDMKQLISNMMLRANVSETELERERIITTSSGQTLSWEYLLYAQNHPITQWEVPTAILYGEHDELTDHTVVEKFVQHFHCNLTIMKNGEHWFHTSEQLEVLNYWIKTCLRE